One Streptomyces sp. R28 DNA window includes the following coding sequences:
- a CDS encoding MarR family winged helix-turn-helix transcriptional regulator: MTAPQWLNEEELRAWYAFVAAGALINRRLDQQLKDDVGITHLQYEILVRLNAAPDREMRMSALADALLNSKSGLTYQITRLEKAGLVTRRPCAGDPRAVYAVLTEAGRQMLERAAPGHVAQVRKLLIDVLTPQQLATFADGLTEVTHRIQNSEAGPAR; the protein is encoded by the coding sequence ATGACGGCACCACAGTGGTTGAACGAGGAAGAGCTGCGCGCCTGGTACGCCTTCGTGGCCGCCGGTGCGCTCATCAATCGCCGTCTGGATCAACAGCTCAAGGACGACGTGGGGATCACACACCTTCAGTACGAGATCCTCGTGCGCCTCAACGCGGCCCCGGACCGGGAGATGCGCATGAGCGCGCTCGCCGACGCGCTCCTCAACTCCAAGAGCGGGCTGACCTACCAGATCACCCGGCTGGAAAAGGCCGGGCTGGTGACCCGCCGCCCCTGCGCCGGCGACCCGCGCGCGGTCTACGCCGTCCTCACCGAGGCGGGCAGGCAGATGCTGGAGCGGGCGGCCCCGGGCCATGTCGCACAGGTCCGCAAGCTGCTCATCGACGTCCTCACACCACAGCAGCTCGCGACATTCGCCGACGGCCTGACCGAGGTGACCCACCGCATCCAGAACAGCGAAGCCGGCCCCGCGCGGTAG
- the miaB gene encoding tRNA (N6-isopentenyl adenosine(37)-C2)-methylthiotransferase MiaB — MTSSDRSQAVGVKTYEVRTYGCQMNVHDSERLSGLLEDAGYVRAPEDANGDADVVVFNTCAVRENADNKLYGNLGHLAPMKTKRPGMQIAVGGCLAQKDRDTIVKRAPWVDVVFGTHNIGKLPVLLERARVQEEAQVEIAESLEAFPSTLPTRRESAYAAWVSISVGCNNTCTFCIVPALRGKEKDRRTGDILAEIEALVAEGVSEITLLGQNVNAYGSDIGDREAFSKLLRACGNIEGLERVRFTSPHPRDFTDDVIAAMAETPNVMPQLHMPLQSGSDTVLKAMRRSYRQERYLGIIENVRAAIPHAAITTDIIVGFPGETEEDFEQTLHVVREARFAQAFTFQYSKRPGTPAATMENQIPKQVVQARYERLVALQEEISWEENKKQVGRTFELMVAEGEGRKDGATHRLSGRAPDNRLVHFTKPEQEVRPGDVVTVEVTYAAPHHLLAEGAVLDVRRTRAGDAWEKRNAAEQAKPAGVLLGLPKVGVPEPLPAVTGGCAVD; from the coding sequence ATGACCAGCAGCGACCGGAGCCAGGCAGTGGGCGTGAAGACATACGAGGTGCGCACCTACGGGTGCCAGATGAACGTCCACGATTCCGAGCGATTGTCCGGGCTGCTCGAAGACGCCGGTTACGTACGCGCGCCCGAGGACGCGAACGGTGACGCGGACGTCGTCGTCTTCAACACCTGCGCGGTCCGCGAGAACGCCGACAACAAGCTGTACGGCAACCTCGGTCACCTCGCGCCGATGAAGACCAAGCGGCCCGGCATGCAGATCGCGGTCGGCGGCTGTCTCGCGCAGAAGGACCGCGACACCATCGTGAAGCGGGCGCCCTGGGTGGACGTCGTCTTCGGCACGCACAACATCGGCAAGCTGCCCGTCCTGCTGGAACGCGCGCGCGTGCAGGAGGAGGCGCAGGTCGAGATCGCCGAGTCGCTGGAGGCGTTCCCGTCGACGCTGCCGACCCGGCGCGAGAGCGCCTACGCGGCCTGGGTGTCGATCTCCGTCGGCTGCAACAACACCTGCACCTTCTGCATCGTCCCGGCCCTGCGCGGCAAGGAGAAGGACCGCCGCACCGGCGACATCCTCGCCGAGATCGAGGCCCTGGTCGCCGAGGGCGTCAGCGAGATCACGCTGCTGGGCCAGAACGTCAACGCGTACGGCTCCGACATCGGCGACCGCGAGGCGTTCAGCAAGCTGCTGCGGGCCTGCGGGAACATCGAGGGCCTGGAGCGGGTCCGCTTCACCTCCCCGCATCCGCGCGACTTCACCGACGACGTCATCGCCGCCATGGCCGAGACGCCGAACGTGATGCCCCAGCTCCACATGCCGCTCCAGTCAGGCTCGGACACGGTCCTGAAGGCAATGCGCCGCTCCTACCGCCAAGAGCGCTACCTGGGGATCATCGAGAACGTCCGCGCCGCCATCCCGCACGCCGCGATCACCACCGACATCATCGTGGGCTTCCCCGGCGAGACCGAGGAGGACTTCGAGCAGACGCTGCATGTGGTCCGCGAGGCCCGCTTCGCGCAGGCATTCACGTTCCAGTACTCCAAGCGCCCCGGAACCCCGGCGGCCACCATGGAGAACCAGATCCCCAAGCAGGTCGTCCAGGCGCGCTACGAGCGTCTCGTCGCCCTCCAGGAGGAGATCTCCTGGGAGGAGAACAAGAAGCAGGTCGGCCGCACCTTCGAGCTCATGGTCGCCGAAGGCGAGGGCCGCAAGGACGGCGCCACCCACCGCCTGTCCGGCCGCGCCCCCGACAACCGCCTGGTCCACTTCACCAAGCCGGAGCAGGAGGTCCGACCCGGCGACGTGGTGACCGTCGAGGTCACGTACGCCGCCCCGCACCACCTCCTCGCCGAGGGCGCCGTCCTCGACGTCCGCCGCACGCGCGCGGGCGACGCCTGGGAGAAGCGGAACGCCGCCGAGCAGGCCAAGCCGGCCGGTGTGCTGCTCGGCCTGCCCAAGGTGGGCGTACCGGAGCCGCTGCCGGCGGTCACCGGAGGCTGCGCCGTCGACTGA
- a CDS encoding class III extradiol dioxygenase subunit B-like domain-containing protein has protein sequence MLVAAAVCPCPPLLVPELAAAAAPELDAARAACTDTLGVLAAARPDLLVVVGPAEESAHGTHAEGTPGSFRGFGVDIDVRLGRAEAGTAVPAPSERRLPPSLAVAAWLLERTGWSDAPIQGLGVGEPWEAERCIEVGRHIAARAERVALLVMGDASACRTLKAPGYLDERAAPFDASVARALGKADVAALKALDTERARDLKASGRAPWQVLAGAAEEAGLSGALLYEDAPYGVGYLVATWS, from the coding sequence ATGCTTGTCGCCGCCGCAGTCTGCCCTTGCCCGCCGCTCCTCGTGCCCGAGCTCGCCGCGGCTGCCGCGCCCGAGCTGGACGCCGCGCGAGCCGCCTGCACGGACACGCTCGGCGTGCTCGCCGCCGCCCGGCCCGACCTTCTCGTGGTCGTCGGCCCCGCCGAGGAGAGCGCGCACGGGACGCATGCGGAAGGTACGCCGGGCTCGTTCCGCGGCTTCGGCGTGGACATCGACGTACGGCTGGGCCGGGCCGAGGCCGGCACGGCCGTCCCGGCGCCGTCGGAACGGCGGCTTCCGCCCTCGCTGGCCGTCGCCGCGTGGCTGCTGGAGCGGACCGGGTGGTCGGACGCCCCGATCCAGGGACTCGGTGTGGGGGAACCCTGGGAGGCCGAGCGGTGTATCGAAGTCGGAAGGCACATCGCCGCCCGGGCCGAGCGGGTGGCACTGCTGGTGATGGGCGACGCCAGCGCCTGCCGCACGCTCAAGGCTCCCGGCTACCTCGACGAGCGGGCGGCGCCTTTCGACGCCTCCGTCGCGCGTGCGCTGGGCAAGGCGGACGTGGCCGCCCTCAAGGCGCTGGACACCGAGCGGGCGCGTGACCTGAAGGCCTCGGGCCGGGCCCCGTGGCAGGTCCTCGCGGGAGCCGCCGAGGAGGCGGGCCTTTCGGGTGCCCTGCTGTACGAGGACGCGCCGTACGGGGTGGGGTACCTGGTCGCGACCTGGTCGTAG
- a CDS encoding antitoxin, translating to MGLMHNLKVKLAPAKDKVFDFAQRHEDKVQHGLDKAEKFVDEKTKGKYSNKIHTGTGKAKGAMDRLAHKGDHTATGSSTPPPNAPPPTT from the coding sequence ATGGGTCTGATGCACAATTTGAAGGTCAAACTCGCCCCGGCCAAGGACAAGGTCTTCGACTTCGCGCAGCGGCACGAGGACAAGGTGCAACACGGCCTCGACAAGGCTGAGAAGTTCGTCGACGAGAAGACCAAGGGCAAGTACAGCAACAAGATCCACACGGGTACGGGCAAGGCCAAGGGCGCCATGGACCGGCTCGCGCACAAGGGCGACCACACGGCGACGGGCAGCAGCACACCGCCGCCGAACGCACCCCCGCCGACGACCTGA
- the miaA gene encoding tRNA (adenosine(37)-N6)-dimethylallyltransferase MiaA: MSSARSTPRVIAVVGPTAAGKSDLGVFLAQRLGGEVVNADSMQLYRGMDIGTAKLTPEERAGVPHHLLDIWDVTVTASVAEYQRLARERIDALLAEGRWPILVGGSGLYVRGAVDNLEFPGTDPEVRARLEEELALRGSGALHARLAAADPEAARAILPSNGRRIVRALEVIEITGQPFTANLPGHDSVYDTVQIGVDVARPELDERIARRVDRMWDAGLVEEVRALESQGLREGRTASRALGYQQVLGALAGECTLAEARAETVRATKRFARRQDSWFRRDPRVHWLSGAAADLTELPHLALALVERPVTA, translated from the coding sequence GTGAGTAGCGCACGTTCCACCCCCCGAGTCATCGCCGTCGTCGGACCGACCGCAGCCGGAAAGTCCGATCTGGGCGTGTTCCTGGCCCAGCGGCTCGGCGGCGAGGTCGTCAACGCCGACTCCATGCAGCTCTACCGAGGGATGGACATCGGCACCGCCAAGCTGACGCCCGAGGAGCGCGCCGGTGTCCCGCACCACCTGCTGGACATCTGGGACGTGACGGTCACGGCGTCCGTCGCCGAGTACCAGCGGCTCGCGCGGGAGCGGATCGACGCACTGCTGGCCGAGGGGCGCTGGCCGATCCTGGTCGGCGGCTCGGGGCTGTACGTCCGAGGGGCCGTCGACAACCTGGAGTTCCCCGGCACCGACCCCGAGGTCAGGGCCCGGCTGGAGGAGGAGCTCGCGCTGCGCGGCTCCGGGGCGCTGCACGCCCGCCTGGCCGCCGCCGACCCCGAGGCCGCGCGGGCGATCCTGCCCAGCAACGGGCGCCGTATCGTCCGGGCCCTCGAGGTGATCGAGATCACCGGCCAGCCTTTCACCGCCAACCTCCCCGGCCACGACTCGGTCTACGACACCGTCCAGATCGGCGTCGACGTGGCCCGTCCCGAGCTGGATGAGCGCATCGCGCGCCGGGTCGACCGGATGTGGGACGCCGGGCTCGTGGAAGAGGTCCGCGCGCTGGAGTCGCAAGGGTTGCGCGAGGGGCGTACGGCCTCGCGGGCGCTCGGGTACCAGCAGGTGCTCGGGGCGCTCGCCGGGGAGTGCACCCTCGCAGAGGCGCGCGCCGAGACCGTACGTGCCACCAAGCGCTTCGCGCGCCGCCAGGATTCATGGTTCAGGCGCGACCCGCGGGTGCACTGGCTGAGTGGGGCTGCGGCGGATCTCACAGAACTTCCGCATCTCGCACTGGCGTTGGTCGAACGACCGGTTACAGCCTGA
- the dapF gene encoding diaminopimelate epimerase, which translates to MSTRIAFLKGHGTENDFVIVPDPENTIDLPPAAVAALCDRRAGIGGDGLLHVVRSAAHPEAKDMAAEAEWFMDYRNGDGSVAEMCGNGVRVFARYLQRAGHAAEGDLAVATRGGVKTVHIAKTASDSGSAAGDVTVGMGKALLPEGDVTVSVGERSWPARNVNMGNPHAVAFVDELAHAGDLHSPPPFSPASAYPDGVNVEFVVDRGPRHVALRVHERGAGETRSCGTGACAVAVAAARRDGADPTVTGTPATYTVDVPGGTLVITERADGEIEMTGPAVIVAEGEIDADWLENAVR; encoded by the coding sequence ATGAGCACGCGGATCGCCTTCCTCAAGGGTCACGGCACCGAGAACGACTTCGTGATCGTCCCGGACCCCGAGAACACCATCGACCTGCCCCCGGCCGCCGTCGCCGCCCTGTGCGACCGCCGCGCGGGCATCGGCGGTGACGGACTGCTGCATGTGGTGCGGTCCGCGGCGCACCCCGAGGCCAAGGACATGGCGGCCGAGGCCGAGTGGTTCATGGACTACCGCAACGGCGACGGCTCGGTCGCGGAGATGTGCGGCAACGGCGTGCGCGTGTTCGCGCGCTACCTCCAGCGGGCCGGACACGCCGCCGAGGGCGACCTCGCGGTCGCCACGCGCGGGGGCGTGAAGACCGTGCACATCGCCAAGACCGCATCCGACAGCGGATCCGCCGCGGGTGACGTCACGGTCGGCATGGGCAAGGCGCTGCTCCCCGAAGGGGATGTCACGGTCAGCGTCGGCGAGCGCAGCTGGCCCGCGCGCAACGTGAACATGGGCAACCCGCACGCCGTCGCCTTCGTGGACGAACTCGCACACGCCGGTGACCTGCACTCCCCGCCGCCGTTCAGCCCTGCCTCCGCCTACCCGGACGGGGTCAACGTCGAGTTCGTGGTCGACCGCGGGCCCCGGCATGTCGCCCTGCGTGTGCACGAGCGTGGTGCCGGCGAGACCCGTTCGTGCGGCACGGGCGCGTGCGCCGTCGCCGTGGCCGCCGCGCGGCGGGACGGCGCCGATCCGACGGTCACCGGTACCCCCGCGACGTACACCGTCGATGTGCCGGGCGGCACCCTGGTGATCACCGAGCGGGCGGACGGCGAGATCGAGATGACCGGCCCCGCGGTGATCGTCGCCGAAGGCGAGATCGACGCGGACTGGCTGGAAAACGCGGTCCGTTGA
- a CDS encoding bifunctional (p)ppGpp synthetase/guanosine-3',5'-bis(diphosphate) 3'-pyrophosphohydrolase — protein sequence MSAEATNSATPGPVAGPVTPTVSRRKARARIDLRRLGRAALLGPASRGRLPDAISHVVDAHRAHHPDADLEPLRRAYVLAESSHRGQMRKSGEPYITHPLAVTLILAELGAETTTLTASLLHDTVEDTDVTLDQVGDQFGAEVRFLVDGVTKLEKVDYGAAAEPETFRKMLVATGNDVRVMSIKLADRLHNMRTLGVMRPEKQARIAKVTRDVLIPLAERLGVQALKTELEDLVFAILHPDEYEHTRELIVDNASRADDPLAEMADATRKVLREADIQAEVLIRPRHFVSVHRVSRKRGRLRGADFGRLLVLVNEDADCYGVLGELHTCMTPVVSEFKDFIAVPKFNLYQSLHTAVAREDGQVTEVLIRTHQMHKVAEAGVVALGNPYAPPSEEQAASSDGERADPTRPGWLSRLLDWQEAAPDPDTFWSTLREDLAQDREITVFRPDGGTLGLPEGATCVDAAYAQYGEDAHACIGARVNGRLATLSTVLRDGDTVQLLMGQDPASEPSREWLEHAHTAAARIAIQRWLAAHPAQGDAAGAEETGVLFRPTVDGSAGQEALADGQGVRPVVEGPAGRPATADVLVDRPGATVRLAGCCTPVPPDEVTGFSVRGGVVTVHRAECAAVARMKSAGRAEIGVRWGDTTECRVTLVAESFVRPHLLADLTEAMALEGAEIVSATVEPPTQQRVRHTYTVQLPDAALLPGLMRAMRNVAGVYDVSRAQPQTQGA from the coding sequence ATGAGTGCGGAGGCAACGAATTCCGCGACGCCAGGCCCGGTAGCAGGCCCTGTGACGCCCACGGTGTCCCGCAGGAAGGCCCGCGCCCGGATCGATCTGCGCCGCCTCGGCCGGGCCGCGCTGCTCGGCCCCGCCTCACGCGGCCGGCTGCCCGATGCCATCAGCCATGTCGTCGACGCCCACCGTGCCCACCATCCCGACGCCGACCTCGAACCGCTGCGCCGCGCCTATGTGCTGGCCGAGTCCTCGCACCGCGGCCAGATGCGCAAGAGCGGCGAGCCGTACATCACGCATCCGCTGGCGGTGACCCTGATCCTCGCCGAACTCGGCGCGGAGACTACGACCTTGACGGCATCTCTGCTCCACGACACGGTCGAGGACACCGATGTGACGCTCGATCAGGTCGGCGACCAGTTCGGCGCGGAGGTCCGCTTCCTCGTCGACGGCGTGACGAAGCTGGAGAAGGTCGACTACGGCGCCGCCGCCGAGCCGGAGACCTTCCGCAAGATGCTCGTGGCCACCGGCAACGACGTCCGTGTGATGTCGATCAAACTCGCCGACCGGCTGCACAACATGCGCACCCTCGGGGTGATGCGCCCCGAGAAACAGGCCCGCATCGCCAAGGTGACCCGCGACGTCCTCATCCCGCTCGCCGAACGGCTCGGCGTCCAGGCGCTCAAGACCGAGCTGGAAGACCTGGTCTTCGCGATCCTGCACCCGGACGAGTACGAGCACACACGGGAGTTGATCGTCGACAACGCCTCCCGCGCCGACGATCCGCTCGCCGAGATGGCCGACGCGACGCGCAAGGTCCTGCGCGAAGCCGACATCCAGGCCGAAGTCCTCATCCGGCCACGGCACTTCGTGTCCGTGCACCGTGTGTCCCGCAAGCGCGGCCGGCTGCGCGGTGCCGACTTCGGACGTCTGCTGGTGCTGGTGAACGAGGACGCGGACTGTTACGGCGTCCTCGGCGAACTGCACACCTGTATGACGCCCGTCGTCTCGGAGTTCAAGGACTTCATCGCCGTCCCCAAGTTCAACCTGTACCAGTCACTGCACACCGCCGTCGCCCGCGAGGACGGCCAGGTCACCGAAGTCCTCATCCGTACCCACCAGATGCACAAGGTCGCCGAGGCCGGTGTCGTCGCGCTCGGCAATCCCTACGCTCCTCCTTCGGAGGAGCAGGCCGCTTCGAGTGACGGCGAGCGCGCCGACCCCACGCGCCCCGGCTGGCTGTCCCGGCTCCTCGACTGGCAGGAGGCCGCGCCCGACCCGGACACCTTCTGGTCCACGCTGCGCGAGGACCTCGCCCAGGACCGCGAGATCACCGTCTTCCGGCCCGACGGCGGCACCCTGGGCCTGCCCGAGGGCGCGACCTGTGTGGACGCGGCGTACGCGCAGTACGGCGAGGACGCGCACGCGTGCATCGGCGCCCGCGTCAACGGCCGCCTGGCGACGCTCAGCACAGTTCTGCGGGACGGGGACACCGTCCAGCTCCTCATGGGCCAGGACCCGGCCTCGGAGCCCTCCAGGGAGTGGCTGGAGCACGCCCACACGGCCGCCGCCCGGATCGCCATCCAGCGGTGGCTGGCCGCCCATCCCGCGCAGGGCGACGCGGCCGGGGCCGAGGAGACCGGGGTGCTCTTCCGGCCCACAGTGGACGGTTCGGCGGGCCAGGAGGCCCTCGCGGATGGACAGGGCGTCCGCCCTGTCGTCGAGGGGCCGGCCGGCCGCCCCGCCACCGCCGACGTCCTCGTCGACCGGCCGGGCGCGACCGTACGCCTCGCCGGCTGCTGCACCCCCGTACCGCCCGACGAGGTAACCGGGTTCTCCGTGCGCGGGGGAGTGGTGACCGTCCACCGCGCCGAGTGCGCCGCGGTGGCGCGTATGAAGAGCGCGGGGCGCGCGGAGATCGGCGTGCGCTGGGGGGACACCACCGAGTGCCGGGTCACCCTGGTCGCCGAATCGTTCGTCCGCCCGCACCTGCTGGCCGACCTGACGGAAGCGATGGCCCTGGAGGGCGCCGAAATCGTCTCGGCGACGGTCGAGCCCCCGACCCAGCAGCGCGTGCGCCACACCTACACGGTCCAACTCCCGGACGCGGCATTGCTCCCGGGGCTGATGCGGGCGATGCGGAACGTGGCCGGCGTGTATGACGTGAGCAGGGCGCAGCCGCAGACGCAGGGGGCGTGA
- a CDS encoding M1 family aminopeptidase, with translation MLLTPRTEAQRPVPGAPRPRPRTRRRLKAPALFALALSSCLLAASAPAEPLGVGDRLFPHLGNPGYDVASYDLSFTYAGTNTKPLKAVTTINAWATTDLERFNLDFAHGKVESVEVDGEPASFRSAGEDLVVTPEESLPEGSWMQVTVRHTSDPKYGESRDGGWVRTADGLAMANQADAAHVVFPCNDHPSDKAMFTIRVTAPNGYTAVANGLRTDVDRAGKATTWTYRTRHPMATELAQVSIGRSTVLHRTGPHDLPVRDVVPAKDREQLEPWLKKTPGQIAWMERKVGRYPFETYGLLMAEAATGFELETQTLSLFEKELFTESAFPKWYIESIMVHELAHQWFGDSVSPRTWSDLWLSEGHATWYEALYAAEKAGRPMEARMKAAYAASDRWRVAGGPPAAPKAGPPGKKNSIFRPNVYDGAALVLYALRQEIGAPAFERLERAWVSRHQDGAATTADFVALAEEISGRHLDGFLHAWLYGKKTPPMPGQPEWKSVDPDKAPAKNAAAKKATAKKSTVKKATAKNATAKKSTVKHATVKKASVKKSTVKNATAK, from the coding sequence ATGCTGCTCACCCCCCGCACCGAGGCCCAGCGACCAGTCCCTGGCGCTCCTCGCCCACGTCCCCGAACCCGTCGGCGTCTCAAGGCCCCCGCGCTGTTCGCCCTCGCCCTCTCGTCCTGCCTGCTCGCCGCGAGCGCCCCTGCCGAACCCCTGGGTGTCGGCGACCGCCTCTTCCCGCACCTGGGCAACCCCGGCTACGACGTGGCGTCGTACGACCTCTCCTTCACCTATGCCGGCACCAACACCAAGCCCCTCAAGGCCGTCACCACGATCAACGCCTGGGCCACCACGGACCTGGAACGCTTCAATCTGGACTTCGCCCACGGCAAGGTCGAGTCCGTCGAGGTCGACGGGGAGCCCGCGTCGTTCAGGAGCGCCGGTGAGGACCTCGTGGTCACGCCCGAGGAGTCGTTGCCCGAGGGCAGCTGGATGCAGGTCACCGTGCGGCACACCAGCGACCCCAAGTACGGCGAGAGCCGGGACGGTGGCTGGGTGCGGACGGCTGACGGCCTCGCCATGGCCAACCAGGCCGACGCCGCCCACGTCGTGTTCCCGTGCAACGACCACCCCTCCGACAAGGCGATGTTCACCATCCGGGTCACCGCGCCCAACGGCTACACCGCCGTCGCCAACGGCCTGCGGACCGACGTGGACCGCGCGGGCAAGGCGACGACCTGGACGTACCGCACGCGGCACCCCATGGCCACCGAGCTCGCCCAGGTGTCCATCGGCCGTTCCACGGTGCTGCACCGCACCGGCCCGCACGACCTGCCCGTACGGGACGTCGTGCCCGCCAAGGACCGTGAGCAACTCGAACCGTGGCTGAAGAAGACCCCCGGCCAGATCGCCTGGATGGAGCGGAAGGTCGGGCGGTACCCCTTCGAGACGTACGGCCTGCTGATGGCGGAGGCCGCCACCGGCTTCGAACTCGAGACCCAGACGCTCTCTCTCTTCGAGAAAGAGCTCTTCACCGAGTCGGCCTTCCCGAAGTGGTACATCGAGTCGATCATGGTGCACGAGCTGGCGCACCAGTGGTTCGGCGACAGCGTCAGCCCGCGCACCTGGTCCGACCTGTGGCTCAGCGAGGGGCACGCCACCTGGTACGAGGCTCTGTACGCGGCGGAGAAGGCGGGCCGGCCGATGGAGGCGCGGATGAAGGCCGCGTACGCCGCCTCCGACCGCTGGCGGGTGGCCGGCGGACCGCCCGCCGCCCCCAAGGCGGGCCCTCCCGGCAAGAAGAACAGCATCTTCCGGCCGAACGTCTATGACGGCGCTGCACTGGTCCTGTACGCCCTCCGCCAGGAGATCGGCGCCCCGGCCTTCGAGCGTCTGGAACGCGCCTGGGTGAGCCGCCACCAGGACGGTGCCGCCACGACCGCGGACTTCGTCGCGCTCGCGGAGGAGATCTCCGGACGCCACCTCGACGGGTTCCTGCATGCCTGGCTGTACGGGAAGAAGACCCCGCCGATGCCCGGTCAGCCGGAGTGGAAGTCCGTGGACCCCGACAAGGCGCCCGCGAAGAACGCCGCCGCGAAGAAGGCCACCGCGAAGAAGAGCACCGTCAAGAAGGCGACTGCCAAGAACGCGACTGCCAAGAAGAGCACCGTGAAGCACGCCACCGTGAAGAAGGCGTCCGTGAAGAAGAGCACCGTGAAGAACGCCACCGCGAAATAA
- the hflX gene encoding GTPase HflX, with amino-acid sequence MTSSSSFSQDTQRFAHTNPEGLRADALMEEDVAWSHEIDGERDGDQFDRSERAALRRVAGLSTELEDVTEVEYRQLRLERVVLVGVWTTGTAQDADNSLAELAALAETAGALVLDGVIQRRDKPDAATFIGSGKALELRDIVVESGADTVICDGELSPGQLIALEDVVKVKVIDRTALILDIFAQHAKSREGKAQVALAQMQYMLPRLRGWGQSLSRQMGGGKGGGLATRGPGETKIETDRRRIREKMAKMRREIADMKTGREIKRQERKRHKVPSVAIAGYTNAGKSSLLNRLTGAGVLVENALFATLDPTVRRAETPGGRLYTLADTVGFVRHLPHHLVEAFRSTMEEVGESDLILHVVDGSHPAPEEQLAAVREVIRDVGATDVPEIVVINKADAADPLTLQRLMRIEKRSIAVSARTGMGIDELLALIDNELPRPSVEVEALVPYTHGKLVARAHTEGEVISEEHTPEGTLLKVRVHEELAADLVPYVPAATA; translated from the coding sequence ATGACCTCCTCTTCTTCCTTTTCCCAGGACACGCAGCGCTTCGCGCACACCAATCCCGAGGGTCTTCGGGCCGATGCCCTGATGGAAGAGGACGTCGCCTGGAGCCACGAGATCGACGGAGAGCGGGACGGCGACCAGTTCGACCGCTCCGAGCGCGCGGCTCTGCGCCGTGTGGCAGGCCTCTCCACCGAGCTCGAGGACGTCACCGAGGTCGAGTACCGCCAGCTCCGCCTGGAGCGGGTCGTGCTCGTCGGCGTCTGGACCACGGGGACCGCGCAGGACGCGGACAACTCCCTGGCCGAGCTCGCCGCCCTCGCGGAGACCGCGGGCGCGCTCGTGCTCGACGGCGTGATCCAGCGCCGCGACAAGCCGGACGCGGCCACCTTCATCGGTTCCGGCAAGGCCCTGGAGCTGCGCGACATCGTCGTCGAGTCCGGCGCCGACACCGTCATCTGCGACGGCGAGCTCAGCCCCGGCCAGCTCATCGCCCTCGAAGACGTCGTCAAGGTCAAGGTCATCGACCGTACGGCCCTGATTCTCGACATCTTCGCCCAGCACGCCAAGTCCCGAGAGGGCAAGGCGCAGGTCGCGCTCGCGCAGATGCAGTACATGCTGCCGAGGCTGCGGGGCTGGGGTCAGTCGCTGTCCCGGCAGATGGGCGGCGGCAAGGGCGGCGGCCTCGCCACCCGTGGTCCCGGTGAGACCAAGATCGAGACGGACCGGCGACGGATCCGCGAGAAGATGGCGAAGATGCGCCGGGAGATCGCGGACATGAAGACAGGCCGCGAGATCAAGCGCCAGGAGCGCAAGCGCCACAAGGTGCCGTCGGTCGCCATCGCGGGCTACACCAACGCCGGCAAGTCCTCGCTGCTCAACCGCCTCACCGGCGCGGGCGTGCTGGTCGAGAACGCCCTGTTCGCGACCCTCGACCCGACCGTGCGCCGGGCCGAGACCCCGGGCGGACGGCTGTACACGCTGGCCGACACGGTCGGCTTCGTACGGCACCTGCCGCACCACCTGGTCGAGGCGTTCCGCTCCACCATGGAGGAGGTCGGCGAGTCCGACCTGATCCTGCACGTGGTGGACGGCTCGCACCCGGCCCCGGAGGAGCAGCTGGCCGCCGTGCGCGAGGTGATCAGGGACGTCGGCGCGACCGACGTACCGGAGATCGTCGTGATCAACAAGGCGGACGCGGCCGACCCGCTGACGCTGCAGCGGCTCATGCGGATCGAGAAGCGTTCCATCGCCGTCTCGGCCCGCACCGGCATGGGCATCGACGAGCTGCTCGCGCTGATCGACAACGAGCTGCCCCGCCCGTCCGTCGAGGTCGAGGCGCTCGTGCCGTACACGCACGGAAAGCTGGTCGCGCGCGCCCACACCGAGGGCGAGGTGATCTCCGAGGAGCACACCCCGGAGGGCACGCTGCTCAAGGTGCGGGTGCACGAGGAGCTGGCGGCGGATCTCGTGCCGTACGTTCCGGCGGCGACCGCCTGA